In one Saimiri boliviensis isolate mSaiBol1 chromosome 21, mSaiBol1.pri, whole genome shotgun sequence genomic region, the following are encoded:
- the GSC2 gene encoding homeobox protein goosecoid-2: MAAAGGAASLRGPGRPCPFSIEHILSSLPERSPPARAACPPQPAGSQSPAEPEEHGLPDTAPCACCCCCGGARAAPCGPPEAAAGLGTRLAWPLRLGPAVPLPLGVPAGGSGALPGAVGPGPQRRTRRHRTIFSEEQLQALEALFVQNQYPDVGTRERLAGRIRLREERVEVWFKNRRAKWRHQKRASASARLLPSVKKSPKGSC, encoded by the exons ATGGCGGCAGCTGGGGGCGCGGCGAGCCTCAGGGGCCCCGGGCGGCCCTGCCCCTTCTCCATTgagcacatcctctccagcctgcCCGAGCGGAGCCCCCCGGCCCGGGCCGCTTGCCCACCGCAGCCCGCCGGTAGCCAGAGCCCCGCGGAGCCGGAGGAGCACGGGCTGCCGGATACTGCGCCCTgcgcctgctgctgctgctgcggcgGCGCCCGCGCGGCGCCCTGCGGGCCCCCGGAGGCGGCCGCCGGGCTGG GTACGCGGCTGGCGTGGCCGCTGAGGCTGGGTCCCGCGGTGCCCTTGCCCCTGGGCGTGCCAGCCGGAGGTTCCGGGGCGCTGCCGGGCGCGGTCGGCCCCGGGCCGCAGCGGCGCACGCGGCGCCACCGCACCATCTTCAGCGAGGAGCAGCTGCAGGCGCTCGAGGCGCTCTTCGTGCAGAATCAGTATCCCGACGTGGGCACGCGCGAGCGCCTGGCCGGCCGCATCCGCCTTCGCGAGGAGCGCGTGGAG GTCTGGTTCAAGAACCGCCGGGCCAAATGGCGACACCAGAAGCGCGCATCGGCTTCCGCGAGGCTCCTGCCTAGCGTCAAGAAGTCCCCCAAGGGGAGCTGCTGA